A stretch of the Porifericola rhodea genome encodes the following:
- the moaD gene encoding molybdopterin converting factor subunit 1: MQLNILLFGITKEIVGQQNLKIELPEQARVGQLMEKLKEAYPRLSQLQSMLVAVNNEYSQQEQLLHENDEIAIIPPVSGG, translated from the coding sequence ATGCAACTTAACATTTTATTATTCGGCATTACTAAAGAGATTGTGGGCCAGCAAAACCTAAAAATAGAGCTACCCGAGCAGGCCAGAGTTGGTCAGCTGATGGAAAAGCTGAAAGAGGCTTACCCAAGGCTGAGCCAGCTACAATCTATGCTGGTAGCTGTAAACAATGAATACAGCCAGCAGGAACAGTTACTGCACGAAAATGACGAAATAGCAATTATTCCCCCGGTAAGCGGAGGCTAG